In the genome of Desulfuromonas sp. DDH964, one region contains:
- a CDS encoding TPM domain-containing protein: MPLRRWTLLFFLLLGLSTPAAALDVPAHAGYVTDSAGILARSTVQRLDQALQAFEQSDSTQIAVLTIPTLQGESLEEYSLKVAETWGIGQQGKDNGALLLIAQAEHKLRIEVGYGLEGRLTDLLAGRIIANEITPRFKQGDFDGGVTAGVAAMMEAVRGEYQGSGPTTQKQRRNPFGLLVTLLFFGPFLLRVLSPGVHSRGHRSRGFWIGGPPFGGGGGFGGGGGFSGGGGGFGGGGSSGGW, from the coding sequence ATGCCGCTGCGCCGCTGGACCCTACTATTCTTCCTGCTGCTGGGGCTGTCGACCCCGGCAGCCGCCCTCGACGTCCCGGCCCACGCCGGTTACGTCACCGACAGCGCCGGGATCCTCGCAAGGAGCACCGTACAGCGCCTCGACCAGGCGCTGCAGGCCTTCGAACAGAGCGATTCGACCCAGATCGCCGTCCTTACGATTCCGACCCTGCAGGGGGAATCGCTGGAGGAATACAGCCTCAAGGTCGCCGAAACCTGGGGGATCGGCCAGCAGGGGAAGGACAACGGCGCCCTGCTGCTGATCGCCCAGGCCGAGCACAAGCTGCGCATCGAGGTCGGCTACGGCCTGGAGGGACGGCTGACCGACCTCCTCGCCGGGCGCATCATCGCTAACGAAATCACCCCGCGTTTCAAGCAGGGCGACTTTGACGGCGGGGTCACCGCCGGGGTCGCGGCGATGATGGAAGCGGTGCGCGGCGAATACCAGGGGAGCGGCCCCACGACGCAGAAGCAGCGCCGCAATCCCTTTGGCCTGCTGGTCACCCTCCTTTTCTTCGGCCCCTTCCTGCTCCGCGTGCTGAGCCCCGGCGTCCACAGCCGTGGCCACCGCAGCCGTGGTTTCTGGATCGGCGGCCCTCCCTTCGGCGGGGGGGGCGGCTTCGGTGGCGGCGGTGGCTTCTCCGGCGGGGGCGGCGGTTTCGGGGGCGGCGGCTCGTCGGGCGGCT